From Oculatellaceae cyanobacterium, a single genomic window includes:
- a CDS encoding Uma2 family endonuclease has product MTLNLIPQAESHQIGEQRLILNSVTWEQYETLRATLDDFPGLRMTYLEGTLEIMTPSPEHEFDKKTIARLIEIYALEMDIDLSGYGSTTFRKQAKKRGLEPDECYCFGQLKEFPDIALEVVISSGGIEKLDVYQGLQVPEVWFWKNSQFSLYRLREQGYELISHSEFLPELDFSVLAQYVRYPSQTQAVKAYRDTLRQLPKPDNNIAVSD; this is encoded by the coding sequence ATGACTCTAAATCTTATCCCACAAGCAGAAAGTCACCAAATCGGAGAACAACGCCTAATTCTAAATAGTGTCACCTGGGAACAATACGAAACATTACGAGCAACCTTAGATGATTTTCCAGGTTTGCGGATGACTTATCTTGAAGGTACTTTAGAAATTATGACTCCATCACCAGAACATGAATTTGATAAAAAAACCATTGCTCGTTTAATTGAAATTTATGCTCTGGAAATGGATATTGATCTTAGTGGTTATGGTTCTACAACTTTCCGCAAACAAGCTAAAAAAAGGGGACTAGAACCAGATGAATGTTATTGTTTTGGTCAACTTAAAGAATTTCCTGATATTGCCTTAGAAGTGGTTATTTCTAGCGGCGGTATCGAGAAGCTGGATGTTTATCAAGGTTTACAAGTACCGGAAGTTTGGTTTTGGAAAAATAGTCAATTTTCTCTTTATCGCCTGCGCGAACAAGGTTATGAATTAATTTCTCATAGTGAATTTCTACCAGAATTAGATTTTTCTGTCTTGGCTCAATACGTGCGTTATCCTAGTCAAACTCAAGCTGTAAAAGCTTATCGAGATACACTGCGACAACTGCCAAAACCTGATAATAATATAGCTGTTAGCGATTAG